The DNA region AatagatgaagatgaaagaagagagagaagagaaaATAACAAAACTTCCACTACTCTACTAAAGCGGTTACAGTAAATGGTTGCGCGCACACACACACGCTGCTACACAGACTACTCTTACAACTATTACATATTTAATGGATAAGCATACTATTACttatatacacaaacaataatATCACGtagaaaaaattctaaaataCTGAATTACCCTTCAACAGAAACAAAGAGACAAAGagaaaacaaagatgaaaaaAATATTGGTTTAATGCGTGAGCGCAATGACAAGTAATGCAGTATACACTGAGTCCAAGGAGATGCAAATTTATGGTTGTAGAATGCAAGATGGGAGAAGAATGATATTTGGATGCATGAAGAATGATATTTGGATGCATGGTGGAAGATGATGCATGAGAAGAAGGAAAATAGAGAGAAACAGGTGATTTATGGTTGTAGAATGCATGATGGGAGAAGAATGATATTTGGATGCATGGTGGAAGATGATGCATGAGAAGAAGGAAAATAGAGAGAAACTGATGTTTCGGGCATGATAAATGAATAAATAGAATAGGattaatattaattatattattttaaattacaaaatcatttttcttattttatattAAATGACGTGCCACATTTTATTTAATTGGCACCATATTGTCATTCACATTTCAGGTGTCATCAATCAAATGAAAATATCAACTATCCAAAATTAACTGGagataaaaaaaattcaaaaattgtTAAATAGATGATCCAGGCTGAATTTGGATTTAATTTATCTTGTTGAGAATGAATGATTTGAGGATGTTGCTTAAGAATAAGAAAATTATCAAATTATCTTTATGAGTAATTATCATTTCGATTGTGAAATTGCAAGGAAATGAATAATAACaatttaataataattattttaaaaaaaacacCAAAGTATTACTTAAAATATAAAAATGGATAAAATAAAATGTAATCAATCATACATTAAAAAATATGCGAAAgtataaaaatattaaaaaataattaaaaaacacacaaaataaaaaaatatatatatccTTTTAGGGTTTTCAAATCTAGAAAACTTCCAAAAGGTACATGCATATATATACTTTCATTATTAAATCCTAACTAATAAGGGCATAGAAGAAAATATTTAgtaaattaataaataattaattttcATAATGTTTCAGGTTGTTGAAATCAATCAAGATCTTCAGTACCATCTTCATTAATTCCAAGTTCCTTGAGGACTTGAGCACAACCAGGTAGACGCTCTTTCTTAAGGAAACCAAGAGGGCTAGTGGTACGAATAGGAGACACAATTCCATTGTTGTTTGTGATGCTAACCTTAGCAGCTTGTTCCAAGTGAGATTCTGAGTCAACCTCTGCACAATCTGGTCTAGGGCTTTTCACAAGCACAACTTGACATTCCTCGTCTTCATGGTCTCCATCTACCTGTATTTTGTATGATCCAGTTGCATCTGTTGTTGCTTCTTTAGTGAATGTCACTGTTCCGTTTTCTTCTTTGCACTCCACACGTACGGTGGCACCTATTGTCACACGTGTATTAAGTAATAACTTCatattttttatgaatatttAGTTTCAACGTATGCATGCATGTGAAATACATGAACTTGGATTCTAAACCTAATTATATATATAATCGCATCAGCATCGTATATGGTGACGCGGCTAATGATCTCTACAGTCGCATCAGTATCATGCATGGTGACATGCGTGGTGATCAGCATCATGCATGGTAATGCGGCTAATGATCTCTACGGCCGcatcagtatgatgcatgcatGGTGATCAGCATCATGCATGGTAATGCGGCCAATAATCTCTACGGTCGTATCAGTATGATGCATGGTGACATGCATGATGATCAGCATCATGCATGGCAATACGGCTAATGATTTCCATAGCCGCATCAGTATGATGTAGAGTGACATGCATGGTGATCAGCATCGCATGGTAATGCGGCCAATAATCTCTACGACCGTATCAGTATGATGCATGGTAACATGCATGATGATCAACATCATGCATGGTAATACGGCTAATGATCTCCATAGCCGTATCAGTATGATGTAAAGTGACATGCATGGTGATCAGCATCATGCATGGTAATGCGGCCAATAATCTCTACGACCGTATCAGTATGATGCATGGTGACATGCATGATGATCAGCATCATGCATGGTAATACGACTAATGATCCCCATAGCCGCATCAGTATGATGTAGAGTGACATGCATGGTGATCAGCATCATGCATGGTAATACATAATATGGCTAATGATCTCTACGGGTGCATTAGTATGATGCATGGTGACATAAACGGTGATCAGCATCATGCACGATAATGCGGCTAATGATCTCTACGGCCGCATCAGTATGATGCATGGTGATCATCATCATGCATGGTAATGCGGCTAATAGTATCTCAGACCGCATTAGTATGATGCATGGCGACATGCATGGTGATAAGCATCGTGCATGGTGATGCGGCAAACGATCTCTACAACGGCATCATTATGATGCATGTTGATATGACGGTAGAGAAATTAGGATCGAAAAATGTATGTACCTTCCAAGAACTCGGTCAATTTGGTGATGAATTGGGTGCGACATGTGTCACAATAAACAAAACCCTCAATGGAGAAGCGATCATTGATGCTATAAGCAGAACCAAAGAAAGACACGAAGCAAAGGGCAGAGACAAGGATGATTGCAGACTTTGCCATTGTTCTTATGGgttttttgaaaattaatttgTTTCTAAATAAGATCTACTGTTTATAATGAAGAGAAGATTGCATTTTATACTTAAAATTAATGGATTAAACTAATTTTGTTTATTTGTTCGGTTTGTAATATGAGGCTCTAATTTCTCCTATTGTTTGAGGATGGTAGAAATTTATGTTTTGACCCGTTTTATCCTCTCCTTTATCAAGCTAATAAATCTATTTATGTATGTGCAAGAAAAGTGAGATGTATAATTAGTCATAACCACCAGCTTAATAGGAAACAAATTGAAGGGTCAATGTATTATTATTGATTATGTATCTCAT from Lathyrus oleraceus cultivar Zhongwan6 chromosome 1, CAAS_Psat_ZW6_1.0, whole genome shotgun sequence includes:
- the LOC127115884 gene encoding olee1-like protein, with the protein product MAKSAIILVSALCFVSFFGSAYSINDRFSIEGFVYCDTCRTQFITKLTEFLEGATVRVECKEENGTVTFTKEATTDATGSYKIQVDGDHEDEECQVVLVKSPRPDCAEVDSESHLEQAAKVSITNNNGIVSPIRTTSPLGFLKKERLPGCAQVLKELGINEDGTEDLD